One Candidatus Omnitrophota bacterium DNA window includes the following coding sequences:
- a CDS encoding prepilin-type N-terminal cleavage/methylation domain-containing protein — translation MKQTAYTLIELLVVILIVGILATIAIPLLQGSLMRARVAASMANIKTLATAVDCLRADTGCLLVDTKGGYDKWGYVRIVTVFNSVGIGADYGNGGPDRHMREVYAPLTSPAAYLSQIPKDPFIPPAHIVDYNANPSRFQHKDEYSY, via the coding sequence ATGAAGCAAACCGCTTATACGCTTATCGAACTGCTCGTCGTCATCCTCATCGTCGGCATATTGGCCACCATTGCGATTCCCCTGCTGCAAGGTTCGCTGATGCGCGCGCGAGTCGCCGCTTCGATGGCCAATATCAAAACCCTCGCCACCGCCGTCGACTGTCTGCGCGCCGATACGGGCTGTCTGTTGGTGGATACGAAAGGCGGCTACGACAAATGGGGCTACGTTCGCATTGTAACCGTTTTCAATAGCGTCGGCATCGGCGCCGATTACGGCAATGGCGGCCCCGACCGCCATATGCGCGAGGTGTATGCTCCACTCACCAGTCCGGCGGCCTATCTCAGCCAAATTCCCAAAGACCCCTTCATCCCTCCCGCCCACATCGTCGATTACAACGCCAATCCCTCCAGATTTCAGCATAAAGACGAGTACTCCTACT
- a CDS encoding WD40 repeat domain-containing protein — translation MFRRNITLYLILFVLTIASAIFAANLCALDFYPLRGESGELILGLGYPGLALLSPQGDRVITNSLVGYLLWDVTKNPPEPSLLLDKNSGYSPIQFLADGKQLAIRKGESFKIIDVDSKETIYENGSPNLRYARIFTPDEKKVLSFFYNKVEIYDLESRKIVKTLTDPSLTDPYNGPVLGEMSVNNLWVGAEFNYNAQPIVWNYQTGEVVRLFSFDYSDITFSKDGKWMATENIKTYQIQVFDLETSEAVYAFSAFADYPDGRHSLLRNFIDMKFAQANQNILIVSLVSNEVFFIDITTGNVRKLNMPEMFVPVYLKTDAYDKRLLTQNEDNLIFLWDFETGEEIERIDAFPRRFLKGIFSPDGKSVITGHCDTLSLFRTFKTDVDPEQFIYMHQWDAETGQPLKSIIGHTVCVDKIVLTADRKNAISASGREFIYWEASAWTPIWSIPLYFNIPEEDLESKYDWPALPSCISVALSADKKTFVSIYRKDAILRDMDTKEIVQTFVGHPNIIRDAAISPDGSLVATGGGMSDPDTGRIWDPTARIFNRQTGTELLRIQHGFPVVSVQFSPDGQQLLTGSLDNTAALWDIKTGELVRQFKHDCWVQKAVYTPDKKHILILASEVWRNIKKSEVRIWDLEGNVVYSLKPYNTDSWNMFIDADLSPDQQRLLTISNNYAQIWDIPGVLPTLAEVKNATIYE, via the coding sequence ATGTTCAGGCGTAATATTACTCTTTATTTAATTCTCTTCGTCTTAACCATTGCTAGCGCAATATTTGCGGCGAATTTATGCGCTTTGGATTTTTACCCTCTGCGCGGCGAATCCGGCGAACTGATTTTGGGATTAGGGTATCCCGGATTAGCTTTATTGTCACCGCAGGGAGATAGGGTTATAACTAACAGCCTCGTGGGATATCTGCTTTGGGACGTAACGAAAAATCCGCCCGAACCTTCGCTATTGCTCGATAAAAACTCGGGTTACAGTCCGATTCAATTCCTGGCGGATGGCAAGCAGCTGGCGATCAGGAAGGGCGAATCGTTCAAAATCATCGATGTAGATTCCAAAGAGACGATTTACGAAAACGGCAGCCCCAATCTTCGCTATGCGCGCATCTTTACTCCCGACGAGAAAAAAGTCTTATCCTTTTTCTACAACAAAGTCGAAATTTACGATTTGGAAAGCCGAAAAATCGTAAAGACCCTGACCGATCCATCTTTAACCGATCCATACAACGGCCCCGTTCTGGGAGAAATGTCAGTTAATAACCTCTGGGTGGGCGCGGAATTTAACTATAACGCTCAGCCCATCGTATGGAATTACCAAACGGGCGAGGTCGTGCGTCTATTTAGTTTCGATTACAGCGACATCACTTTTTCTAAAGACGGGAAATGGATGGCGACGGAAAATATCAAAACTTATCAAATTCAGGTTTTCGATCTCGAAACGAGCGAGGCGGTTTATGCGTTTAGCGCTTTTGCGGACTATCCAGACGGACGACATAGCCTACTGCGCAATTTTATCGATATGAAATTCGCGCAAGCGAATCAAAATATACTCATCGTTTCGTTGGTTTCGAACGAGGTTTTTTTCATTGATATAACTACAGGAAACGTACGAAAATTGAATATGCCGGAAATGTTCGTTCCTGTCTATTTAAAAACCGACGCCTACGACAAACGCCTGCTCACTCAAAACGAAGATAATCTTATCTTCTTGTGGGATTTTGAAACAGGTGAAGAGATTGAACGAATCGACGCTTTTCCCAGGCGATTCTTGAAGGGGATATTTTCCCCCGATGGAAAAAGCGTCATCACCGGCCATTGCGATACTCTTTCTCTTTTTAGAACATTCAAAACCGACGTCGATCCGGAACAATTCATATATATGCATCAATGGGACGCCGAAACCGGTCAGCCATTGAAGTCGATTATTGGCCATACCGTCTGCGTCGATAAGATCGTCTTAACCGCTGATAGGAAGAATGCGATCAGCGCCAGCGGCCGGGAATTTATCTATTGGGAAGCCTCAGCATGGACGCCGATCTGGTCGATTCCACTCTATTTCAACATTCCCGAAGAAGACCTGGAATCGAAATATGACTGGCCAGCTTTGCCATCCTGTATATCCGTCGCTCTTTCGGCGGATAAAAAAACATTTGTTTCTATCTATAGAAAAGATGCGATTCTGAGGGATATGGATACGAAAGAGATTGTGCAAACCTTCGTTGGACATCCGAATATCATTCGCGACGCCGCCATCTCGCCGGATGGATCCCTCGTCGCCACCGGCGGGGGAATGAGCGATCCCGATACAGGCCGAATCTGGGATCCGACGGCGCGCATCTTCAACCGTCAAACGGGAACGGAACTTCTCCGCATCCAACACGGCTTTCCCGTTGTCAGCGTCCAATTCTCGCCCGACGGCCAACAATTGCTGACGGGAAGTTTGGACAATACGGCGGCGTTGTGGGATATCAAAACGGGGGAACTCGTTCGTCAATTCAAGCACGATTGCTGGGTGCAAAAAGCCGTCTATACGCCCGATAAAAAACACATACTCATTTTAGCCAGCGAAGTTTGGCGCAATATCAAAAAAAGCGAAGTTCGAATATGGGATTTGGAGGGCAACGTCGTTTACTCGCTGAAACCGTATAATACGGACAGTTGGAATATGTTCATCGACGCCGATCTATCGCCCGACCAGCAAAGGCTTCTGACGATTTCCAATAACTATGCCCAAATCTGGGACATCCCCGGCGTTCTCCCCACCCTCGCCGAGGTCAAGAACGCTACCATTTACGAGTGA